A window of Selenomonas ruminantium subsp. lactilytica TAM6421 contains these coding sequences:
- the dapA gene encoding 4-hydroxy-tetrahydrodipicolinate synthase, translating into MKKPIFRGAGVAIITPYTEDGINFAELGRIIDDQIKNHTDAIIITGTTGESATMSDAEHRAAIKFAVEHVKGRIPVIAGTGSNETSYAVDLSKYAESVGADALLVVTPYYNKCTQKGLIAHYTAIADAVNIPIILYDVPSRTGVAIATETYVALSKHPNIVAVKEANGDLSKILRLRAAVGDDLVLYSGNDDQIVPILSLGGQGVISVLSNVAPQETHDMCQAFFDGDTKKAEQMQIEYADLIDALFCEVNPIPVKVAMRKLGYDAGPLRMPLSEMEPQHEEKLEAALRNHGLIK; encoded by the coding sequence ATGAAAAAACCGATTTTTCGTGGCGCAGGTGTAGCCATTATCACTCCGTATACGGAAGACGGGATAAATTTTGCGGAATTGGGCCGCATCATTGATGATCAGATAAAGAATCATACCGATGCCATCATCATCACGGGCACGACGGGTGAATCCGCCACCATGAGCGATGCGGAGCATCGGGCAGCCATCAAATTTGCTGTGGAGCATGTCAAGGGCCGGATTCCGGTGATTGCCGGTACGGGCTCCAATGAGACCAGCTATGCAGTGGATCTTTCCAAATATGCGGAAAGCGTGGGCGCGGATGCCCTGCTGGTGGTGACTCCCTACTACAATAAATGCACGCAGAAGGGCTTGATTGCCCATTATACGGCCATTGCCGATGCGGTGAACATCCCCATCATCCTCTATGATGTGCCTTCCCGTACAGGTGTGGCCATTGCGACGGAAACCTATGTGGCCCTGTCCAAGCATCCGAATATCGTAGCCGTGAAGGAAGCTAACGGCGACCTGTCCAAGATCCTGCGCCTGCGGGCTGCTGTCGGCGATGACCTGGTGCTCTATTCCGGCAATGACGATCAGATCGTGCCGATCCTGTCCCTGGGCGGTCAGGGCGTTATTTCCGTGCTCTCCAACGTGGCACCCCAGGAAACCCATGATATGTGCCAGGCGTTCTTTGACGGGGATACGAAGAAGGCAGAACAGATGCAGATTGAGTATGCAGATCTTATCGATGCGCTCTTCTGCGAAGTCAATCCGATTCCGGTCAAAGTTGCCATGCGCAAGCTGGGCTATGATGCCGGCCCGCTGCGCATGCCCCTCAGTGAAATGGAACCCCAGCATGAGGAAAAGCTCGAGGCTGCTCTGCGCAACCATGGGCTGATCAAATAA
- the sdaAB gene encoding L-serine ammonia-lyase, iron-sulfur-dependent subunit beta: MHGVFDIVGPIMIGPSSSHTAGAVRLGLMARKILGEEPVKAEINLHGSFARTYRGHGTDKALIGGILGFGPEDERIREALHIARDKGLEFSFQTVNLEEAHPNTAVIFLTGQSGRMARVTGASVGGGNIVISNIDGYNVELTGQYPALITIHHDCPGVITKVTQILAHAEVNIAFMRVSRQNRGETAMMIMELDEQPAPDVIAECRQAAAVQYAFAIPAI, from the coding sequence ATGCACGGAGTATTTGATATCGTAGGCCCCATCATGATCGGGCCCTCCAGCTCCCATACGGCGGGAGCGGTGCGGCTGGGGCTGATGGCCCGGAAGATCCTGGGGGAGGAGCCGGTGAAGGCAGAGATCAATCTGCATGGTTCCTTTGCCCGCACCTATCGCGGCCATGGCACGGATAAGGCCTTGATTGGCGGGATCTTAGGCTTTGGCCCGGAGGATGAGCGCATCCGTGAGGCCCTGCATATTGCCCGGGACAAGGGGCTGGAATTCAGCTTTCAGACGGTGAATCTGGAGGAGGCCCATCCCAATACGGCGGTGATCTTCCTGACCGGTCAGTCCGGGCGCATGGCCCGGGTGACAGGGGCTTCGGTAGGTGGTGGCAATATCGTCATCAGCAATATCGATGGCTACAATGTGGAATTGACCGGTCAGTATCCGGCACTGATCACCATTCATCACGATTGTCCCGGCGTGATCACCAAGGTCACGCAGATTCTGGCCCATGCGGAAGTGAATATTGCCTTCATGCGGGTGTCGCGGCAGAACCGCGGGGAAACAGCCATGATGATCATGGAGCTGGACGAGCAGCCGGCACCCGACGTGATCGCCGAGTGCCGGCAGGCCGCTGCGGTGCAGTATGCCTTCGCCATTCCGGCGATTTGA
- the sdaAA gene encoding L-serine ammonia-lyase, iron-sulfur-dependent, subunit alpha, which produces MRNFNTIGELAALAEAAQQPIHEIVIGRECHDSQLPRAEIMKSMALNWETMKASIERGISNTEKSLSGLTGGDAKKLFAYRRQGYMGEQVLAAAAYAVGISEVNAVMGRIVACPTAGSCGIVPAALYAAQQERQLTDEQMVRALFTAAGIGMVIDQNASIAGAEGGCQAECGTAAGMAAGALVELAGGTPAQVGNAVALAIKNLLGLVCDPVAGLVEVPCVKRNGFAAIEAMLAADMTLSGIASVIPVDEVIDAMNRIGKALPKSLRETSEGGLAVTKTAQAIERKLYG; this is translated from the coding sequence ATGAGGAATTTCAATACAATCGGTGAACTGGCGGCCTTGGCAGAGGCGGCGCAGCAGCCCATCCATGAGATCGTCATCGGGCGGGAATGCCATGACAGTCAATTGCCGCGGGCGGAAATCATGAAGAGCATGGCGCTGAACTGGGAGACCATGAAGGCCTCCATCGAGCGCGGTATCAGCAATACGGAAAAATCCCTGAGCGGGCTTACGGGCGGCGATGCCAAAAAGCTGTTTGCCTATCGCCGGCAGGGCTATATGGGGGAGCAGGTGTTGGCGGCTGCGGCTTATGCTGTGGGCATCAGTGAGGTCAATGCGGTGATGGGGCGGATCGTGGCCTGCCCTACGGCCGGTTCCTGCGGCATCGTGCCGGCGGCCCTCTATGCGGCGCAGCAGGAAAGGCAGCTGACCGATGAACAGATGGTCAGGGCGCTGTTCACGGCGGCGGGCATCGGCATGGTCATCGACCAGAACGCTTCCATTGCGGGGGCTGAAGGTGGCTGTCAGGCCGAATGCGGCACGGCAGCGGGCATGGCAGCCGGGGCCTTAGTAGAACTTGCGGGCGGCACGCCGGCCCAGGTGGGCAACGCTGTAGCCCTGGCCATCAAGAATCTTTTAGGGCTGGTCTGTGATCCGGTGGCAGGGCTGGTGGAAGTGCCCTGTGTCAAGCGCAATGGTTTTGCCGCTATTGAGGCTATGCTGGCTGCGGATATGACATTGTCAGGGATTGCTTCGGTGATTCCTGTGGATGAGGTGATTGATGCCATGAACCGCATCGGCAAGGCTCTGCCCAAGAGTCTTCGGGAAACCAGTGAAGGCGGTCTGGCGGTAACGAAAACGGCTCAGGCCATTGAGCGGAAACTGTATGGCTGA
- the fusA gene encoding elongation factor G, with the protein MKNYKSTNIRNIAVAGHGKTGKTSLLDACLFNTGVVKRLGSVEDGTSALDYDPEESKRKMTIGDKLVACEWRDFKLNFIDTPGYPDFVGDVKGAMVAADSALIVISASSGIKSGTESAWTCAEENELPRAFLINKMDREHADFDGVVEELRVRFGDGVVPVQIPIGKEAAFQGVVDLLALHMKIVTHDNEVVKDEVPEYIKGDVEIARQKLIEAVAEFNNELLEKYIEGEEITELEVAAALIEGIQAGKIFPVFCASAKQNIGIRQLMNDLVEYMPTPYFKVSIGTDPASGEIKERHTEDAFSAQVFKTTVDPFVGRQSFIRVLSGEMKGDASYLHVNKNNEERIGTLFTMQGKRQENLSQVAAGDIVVTTKLQQVRTGDTLCDKNNPIQYEAITYPEPMLEMAVTSKKKGEEDKVFGALAKQQDEDPTIVVKKRQETKETLVKGVGEVHLEILAEQLQRKFGAEMVLSQPKVAYRETIRKSVQVQGRHKKQSGGHGQFGDVWLEISPQPAGEGNVFTETIFGGSVPRQYIPAVEKGTEEALAAGVMAGFPVVDVKVNLYDGSYHSVDSSEAAFKTAAGIAIRKGVMDASPILLEPIDTIRVVTPEYYMGDVMGKLNSKRAHILGVDSKGKDMSEISALIPEAELYRFATDLRSLTQGRGSYSLEFARYEAVPEREAVKIIEEQQKNKQA; encoded by the coding sequence ATGAAGAACTACAAGAGTACCAATATCCGCAATATTGCAGTAGCTGGACATGGCAAAACTGGCAAGACTAGTCTGTTGGACGCCTGCTTGTTCAATACAGGCGTGGTGAAGCGGCTGGGCAGCGTGGAAGACGGCACCAGTGCTTTGGATTATGATCCCGAGGAAAGCAAGCGCAAGATGACCATTGGAGACAAGCTCGTGGCTTGTGAATGGCGGGACTTCAAGCTGAACTTCATCGACACACCGGGCTATCCCGATTTTGTAGGTGATGTAAAGGGTGCCATGGTGGCGGCCGATAGCGCGCTCATCGTAATCTCTGCCTCCTCCGGCATCAAGTCGGGGACGGAAAGTGCCTGGACCTGTGCAGAGGAGAATGAGCTGCCCCGGGCCTTCCTGATCAACAAGATGGACCGGGAACATGCCGATTTTGACGGCGTGGTGGAGGAATTGCGAGTGCGTTTCGGTGATGGCGTCGTGCCGGTACAGATTCCCATCGGCAAAGAAGCCGCTTTTCAGGGTGTGGTGGATCTGCTGGCCCTGCATATGAAGATCGTCACCCACGATAATGAAGTGGTGAAGGACGAGGTACCGGAATACATCAAGGGCGATGTGGAGATTGCCCGCCAGAAGCTGATTGAGGCCGTGGCCGAGTTCAATAATGAACTCCTGGAAAAATACATCGAAGGTGAGGAAATCACCGAATTGGAAGTGGCAGCTGCCCTGATCGAAGGCATTCAGGCCGGCAAGATTTTCCCGGTATTCTGCGCTTCGGCCAAACAGAATATCGGCATCCGCCAGCTCATGAATGATCTGGTGGAATATATGCCGACGCCCTATTTCAAGGTGTCCATCGGCACCGATCCGGCCAGCGGCGAGATCAAGGAGCGCCATACGGAAGATGCCTTCTCGGCGCAGGTCTTCAAGACCACGGTGGATCCCTTTGTGGGCCGGCAGAGCTTCATCCGTGTTCTGTCCGGGGAGATGAAGGGGGACGCCAGCTATCTCCATGTGAACAAGAACAACGAGGAACGCATCGGCACCCTCTTTACCATGCAGGGCAAGCGGCAGGAGAATCTCTCCCAGGTGGCCGCCGGGGATATCGTGGTGACCACGAAGCTCCAGCAGGTGCGCACTGGCGATACCCTCTGCGACAAGAACAATCCCATTCAGTATGAGGCTATCACCTATCCGGAACCCATGCTGGAAATGGCCGTGACCTCCAAGAAAAAGGGTGAGGAAGACAAGGTATTCGGTGCCCTGGCCAAGCAGCAGGACGAAGATCCCACCATCGTGGTCAAAAAACGCCAGGAGACCAAGGAAACTTTGGTCAAAGGTGTGGGTGAGGTGCATCTGGAAATTCTGGCCGAGCAGCTGCAGCGGAAATTCGGTGCGGAAATGGTCTTGTCCCAGCCCAAGGTGGCCTATCGGGAAACCATCCGCAAGAGCGTGCAGGTGCAGGGGCGGCATAAGAAGCAGAGCGGCGGTCATGGCCAGTTCGGTGATGTCTGGCTCGAGATCAGCCCGCAGCCTGCCGGTGAGGGCAATGTCTTCACGGAGACCATCTTCGGCGGCAGCGTGCCCCGTCAGTACATCCCCGCCGTGGAAAAGGGCACGGAAGAGGCTTTGGCCGCTGGTGTTATGGCCGGTTTCCCCGTAGTGGATGTCAAGGTCAATCTCTATGATGGTTCTTATCATTCGGTGGATTCCTCCGAAGCGGCCTTCAAGACGGCGGCAGGCATTGCCATCCGCAAGGGCGTCATGGATGCTTCGCCCATCCTGTTGGAACCCATCGATACCATCCGCGTGGTTACGCCGGAGTATTACATGGGCGATGTGATGGGCAAGCTAAACAGCAAGCGCGCCCATATCCTGGGGGTGGACAGCAAGGGCAAGGATATGAGTGAGATTTCCGCCTTGATTCCGGAAGCTGAGCTCTATCGTTTCGCCACGGACCTGCGCAGTCTGACGCAGGGGCGCGGCAGCTACAGCCTGGAATTTGCCCGCTATGAGGCAGTGCCGGAACGGGAAGCCGTCAAGATCATCGAAGAGCAGCAAAAAAATAAGCAAGCCTGA
- a CDS encoding type 4a pilus biogenesis protein PilO, with protein sequence MMEKLLARLKKYRHGREGGTLLWLLVLGTTGLLSLFFLLVHMPLKQAAQEYRNEASAAAGEVVVIGNFQNAHLNRKEYQAELDKRQQRAMLAIPDKMDMSRFIVEIERLAQQSRLQLQLIRPQKGNDDMDIACLSLRLCLQGGYFSLLKFMQGLQNGERLVQVHNVTVRTEGQDLVTDLVVNIYAVSDK encoded by the coding sequence ATGATGGAAAAACTGCTGGCAAGACTAAAAAAATATAGGCATGGCAGGGAGGGGGGGACGCTGCTGTGGCTGTTAGTGTTGGGAACGACGGGGCTATTGAGCCTTTTCTTTCTGCTGGTGCATATGCCGCTGAAACAGGCTGCTCAAGAGTACCGCAACGAGGCGTCAGCCGCTGCTGGGGAAGTTGTGGTCATAGGCAATTTTCAAAATGCCCATTTGAATCGCAAAGAGTATCAGGCAGAATTGGACAAACGGCAGCAACGGGCTATGCTGGCTATACCTGATAAGATGGATATGAGCAGATTTATAGTGGAGATTGAGCGTCTGGCGCAGCAGAGCCGGCTGCAGCTGCAATTGATACGTCCGCAGAAAGGCAATGATGATATGGATATAGCGTGTCTATCCCTGCGTTTGTGCCTGCAGGGCGGGTATTTTTCTTTGTTAAAGTTTATGCAGGGCCTGCAAAATGGCGAACGTCTGGTACAGGTGCATAACGTGACTGTCAGGACGGAGGGACAGGATTTGGTCACGGATTTAGTGGTGAATATTTATGCTGTATCTGACAAGTAG
- a CDS encoding pilus assembly FimT family protein gives MLSIRRREAGFMLWEMMLVAMVILLFSAQAIPRGFKIYRQMVVEYEAEELLADIRHCQALNRLVRDRGWKYGAQKPEEKFARLDLLQDGSRLTGGNRYIMHYHVYYPGVQIEKINKQGDFPHEHNNTQISFEVNGWTHLETDMGLMTLLVYFKGYPREGRRIIISKGGRIRMERGGS, from the coding sequence ATGTTGTCCATAAGGAGAAGGGAAGCTGGTTTCATGCTCTGGGAAATGATGCTGGTCGCAATGGTAATCCTGCTTTTTTCTGCCCAGGCAATCCCGCGTGGCTTTAAGATCTATCGGCAGATGGTGGTGGAGTATGAAGCGGAAGAGCTATTGGCAGATATCCGTCATTGTCAGGCTCTTAATCGGCTGGTAAGGGATAGGGGGTGGAAATATGGTGCGCAAAAGCCGGAAGAAAAATTCGCCCGGCTGGATCTGTTGCAGGATGGCAGCAGATTGACGGGGGGCAACCGTTATATTATGCATTATCATGTCTATTATCCTGGGGTGCAGATTGAGAAAATCAATAAGCAGGGCGATTTTCCCCATGAACATAATAACACGCAGATTTCCTTTGAAGTCAATGGTTGGACGCATTTGGAAACGGATATGGGACTGATGACCTTGTTGGTGTATTTTAAGGGTTATCCCCGGGAAGGGCGCCGGATTATCATCAGCAAAGGCGGACGAATCCGCATGGAGCGTGGTGGCAGTTGA
- a CDS encoding PilN domain-containing protein, which yields MYYRRSGDDWQLKEASDVPLENPFGTDSGEYNMDELMSLEKVAGQAALELAKKGWQDADLVYVVPEQEVIGYAISLPPHLTASQQTEAAYWEMDDKLATRGLSAEAFVCLCEPLGQTAGNQCTIWGVRRSYLQEVQSAFSAVGLNMADAIAGGEENDARSGMERYLSQTGEKHGFCSRPAVQLSWMRVAACWLGIMALFLVLWAGIDFYGYAQARRAAEAQGAELASLAAEKQEMLAVEARCRDIERREQLMQSLQGKGPQWYSVLVHLGADTREGVFMTNMVTDEENCSLKLEGQAVNYDALADLVDSLEQDKDFFPNGAELHDSGMSGKSQEPAGMVKFSLTINWENNRDDGKTAGKTKKI from the coding sequence TTGTATTATCGGAGGTCTGGCGATGACTGGCAGCTGAAAGAAGCTAGTGATGTGCCCCTGGAAAATCCCTTTGGAACCGATAGTGGTGAGTATAATATGGATGAGCTGATGTCCTTGGAAAAGGTGGCTGGGCAGGCGGCTTTGGAATTGGCCAAAAAGGGCTGGCAGGATGCAGATTTGGTCTATGTGGTGCCGGAACAGGAAGTGATTGGTTATGCTATCAGCTTGCCACCCCATCTGACAGCATCCCAGCAGACGGAGGCCGCTTATTGGGAAATGGATGATAAGCTGGCGACCAGGGGGTTGAGCGCAGAGGCCTTTGTCTGCCTGTGTGAACCGCTGGGGCAGACAGCAGGAAATCAATGTACCATTTGGGGCGTACGCCGGTCTTACCTGCAGGAGGTGCAGAGTGCTTTTTCGGCAGTGGGGCTGAATATGGCAGATGCCATTGCTGGTGGAGAGGAAAATGATGCCCGGAGTGGCATGGAACGGTATCTTTCTCAGACTGGAGAAAAGCATGGCTTTTGCAGTCGACCGGCTGTGCAGCTGTCCTGGATGAGGGTGGCGGCCTGTTGGCTGGGCATTATGGCCCTGTTTCTGGTGCTGTGGGCAGGAATAGATTTTTATGGCTATGCGCAGGCCAGACGGGCAGCAGAGGCGCAAGGGGCAGAACTGGCCAGTTTGGCAGCGGAAAAGCAGGAAATGCTGGCGGTGGAGGCCCGTTGCAGGGATATTGAAAGACGGGAGCAGCTGATGCAGTCACTGCAGGGGAAGGGGCCTCAGTGGTACAGTGTACTGGTGCATCTGGGAGCGGATACCAGGGAGGGCGTTTTCATGACCAATATGGTGACGGACGAGGAAAACTGCAGTCTGAAGCTGGAAGGACAGGCGGTAAATTATGATGCATTGGCGGACTTGGTGGATAGTCTGGAGCAGGATAAGGATTTTTTTCCCAACGGGGCAGAATTGCATGATTCCGGAATGTCTGGAAAATCACAGGAGCCTGCAGGGATGGTGAAATTTTCGTTGACGATAAATTGGGAGAACAACAGGGATGATGGAAAAACTGCTGGCAAGACTAAAAAAATATAG
- a CDS encoding prepilin peptidase, translated as MVESKVNQGTEQLLPETFSWQLCRQILCQWLLIMLIISAMFWKFEIEGMFLGLLFSALLVLIALLDCRYLLIFDRLVLALLLLGLLPLLLGRMSCEEACLGAALGGGFLGGLRLLYPRGMGWGDVKLAAALGGWLGLAGMLVCLYIAFIAGSLYGLGIWLKMRSVKNLVVPFGPFLVMGAIAAFAFGTHCQDLVEAWLCCP; from the coding sequence ATGGTGGAGTCAAAAGTGAATCAGGGAACTGAGCAGCTGCTGCCAGAGACCTTTTCCTGGCAGCTATGTCGGCAAATATTGTGTCAATGGCTGTTGATAATGCTGATTATTTCCGCGATGTTCTGGAAATTTGAGATAGAAGGAATGTTCTTGGGGCTTTTGTTTTCGGCCTTGCTGGTATTGATAGCACTGCTGGATTGCCGCTATCTGCTGATATTTGATAGGCTGGTGCTGGCGCTGTTATTGTTGGGCTTATTGCCATTGCTGCTGGGCAGGATGAGCTGTGAGGAGGCCTGTCTGGGAGCTGCCCTGGGCGGTGGTTTTCTTGGAGGTTTGCGCCTGCTTTATCCCCGGGGCATGGGCTGGGGAGATGTAAAACTGGCAGCGGCTCTGGGGGGGTGGCTGGGACTGGCAGGCATGCTGGTCTGCTTGTATATTGCCTTTATAGCTGGGAGTTTATATGGTCTCGGCATTTGGCTGAAAATGAGGTCGGTGAAAAATCTGGTCGTGCCCTTTGGCCCCTTTCTCGTCATGGGGGCGATTGCGGCCTTTGCTTTCGGCACTCATTGTCAGGATCTGGTGGAGGCCTGGTTATGTTGTCCATAA
- a CDS encoding HU family DNA-binding protein, producing the protein MAKEVISKTALVDKVAEAAGVSKKDTKAVVDALLETVKESVKADAEIRLIGFGTFKKAHRNARSGRNPQTGETIEIAASDSLAFKSSVKY; encoded by the coding sequence ATGGCAAAAGAAGTTATTAGCAAAACTGCTTTAGTTGACAAAGTTGCTGAAGCTGCCGGTGTATCCAAGAAAGACACGAAAGCCGTTGTTGACGCACTGCTCGAAACGGTAAAAGAAAGCGTAAAGGCTGATGCAGAGATTCGTCTGATCGGCTTTGGTACCTTCAAGAAGGCCCATCGCAATGCACGCTCTGGCCGTAACCCGCAGACGGGTGAGACCATTGAGATTGCTGCCAGCGACAGCCTCGCATTCAAATCCAGCGTTAAATACTAA
- the aroC gene encoding chorismate synthase — translation MSELRFMTAGESHGPRLTAILEGLPAGLRLEREDIDRDLARRQQGYGRGGRMKIETDKVEVLSGVRFNETLGGPITLQVINKDFANWNGRMAAFGEPEGASVTAARPGHADLTGVMKYDRQDVRDILERSSARETTMRVAVGAVCKAFLRELGIEVVSHVTTLGGIDVDMSKIDRSKIGEDIGSELNCYDADAEQQMKQRIDEAKAAGDTLGGIFEVIVKGLPMGLGSHIQWDRRLDARLSAAMMSIQAIKGVEIGAGFDCGRLPGSEIHDEIFVDEAGKVYRRTNRAGGLEGGMTNGEEVVLRAAMKPIPTLMTPLKSIDIKSREAVLACKERSDTCAVSAASVVGEAMVAFVIAQAICEKFGSDALADVKAAMQAYKERLAKDWWLHA, via the coding sequence ATGAGTGAATTGCGTTTTATGACGGCCGGGGAATCCCATGGCCCGCGGCTGACGGCTATTTTGGAAGGACTGCCGGCAGGCCTGCGGCTGGAAAGGGAAGATATTGACAGGGACCTGGCCCGCCGCCAGCAGGGCTATGGCCGCGGCGGACGCATGAAGATAGAGACGGACAAGGTGGAAGTGCTCTCAGGTGTACGTTTCAATGAAACCCTGGGGGGGCCCATAACCCTGCAGGTCATCAACAAGGACTTTGCCAACTGGAATGGGCGCATGGCGGCCTTCGGTGAGCCTGAGGGCGCAAGCGTCACGGCTGCCCGCCCCGGCCATGCGGATCTGACCGGCGTGATGAAATATGACCGTCAGGATGTGCGGGATATACTGGAACGCTCCAGTGCCCGGGAGACCACCATGCGGGTGGCAGTGGGCGCTGTCTGCAAGGCGTTCCTGCGGGAATTGGGCATAGAGGTTGTTTCCCATGTGACCACGCTGGGCGGCATCGATGTTGACATGTCAAAGATTGACCGGTCAAAGATCGGTGAAGATATTGGTTCAGAGCTCAATTGTTACGATGCGGATGCAGAACAGCAGATGAAACAGCGTATCGACGAGGCCAAGGCTGCCGGGGATACCCTGGGCGGCATCTTTGAGGTCATCGTCAAGGGTCTGCCCATGGGATTGGGCAGCCATATCCAGTGGGACAGACGTCTCGACGCGCGGCTTTCCGCAGCCATGATGTCCATTCAGGCCATCAAGGGTGTGGAGATCGGTGCCGGCTTTGACTGCGGCCGTCTGCCGGGCAGTGAGATCCATGATGAGATCTTTGTGGATGAGGCGGGCAAGGTCTATCGCAGGACCAACCGTGCCGGCGGTCTGGAGGGCGGCATGACCAATGGCGAGGAAGTTGTCCTGCGGGCGGCCATGAAGCCGATTCCGACGCTGATGACGCCGCTGAAATCCATCGATATCAAGAGCCGGGAAGCCGTGCTGGCCTGCAAGGAGCGCAGCGACACCTGTGCGGTATCGGCAGCTTCGGTGGTGGGGGAAGCCATGGTGGCTTTTGTCATTGCCCAGGCCATCTGTGAGAAATTCGGCAGTGACGCGCTGGCTGATGTCAAGGCGGCCATGCAGGCTTACAAGGAACGTCTGGCAAAGGACTGGTGGCTCCATGCGTAA
- the aroB gene encoding 3-dehydroquinate synthase: MRKVRVDLGEKSYDIVIGYDIEKEVVDFVRQAGFSQKALLVTDTNVGPLYAAKVQAILAQGGLEVDIVQIPAGEKSKSLAVANEVFTRAIEAGLDRKSPIFALGGGVVGDLAGFVAASYMRGVPFVQLPTSLLAQVDSSVGGKVAVNHELGKNLIGAFYQPQAVFMELNYMSTLPRREIYTGLGEIIKYGIIYDEAFFRFLEENQAAVLALEPEALVHMIARSCEIKAAVVSQDEKEAGLRRILNFGHTIGHAIEKETGYVRYNHGEAVATGMVGAAHISEKLGLIEKQDVSRVQALVAAYKLPLQAAGVLVDNMYGDIFHDKKTVGGKVTWVLMKSIGEVICRNDVPEEIVREAMAAVAAD, from the coding sequence ATGCGTAAGGTACGGGTGGATTTAGGCGAAAAAAGCTACGATATTGTGATTGGCTATGATATCGAAAAGGAAGTCGTGGATTTTGTCCGGCAGGCGGGCTTCTCACAAAAGGCCCTGCTGGTGACGGATACCAATGTAGGGCCCCTGTATGCTGCCAAGGTGCAGGCTATTTTGGCCCAGGGGGGGCTGGAGGTGGATATCGTTCAGATCCCTGCCGGGGAAAAATCCAAATCGCTGGCGGTGGCCAATGAAGTATTTACGCGGGCGATTGAGGCAGGCCTTGACCGCAAATCCCCGATATTCGCTTTAGGAGGCGGCGTGGTCGGTGATCTGGCCGGCTTCGTGGCGGCTTCCTATATGCGGGGCGTGCCCTTCGTGCAGCTGCCCACGAGCCTGCTGGCTCAGGTGGATTCCAGCGTGGGCGGCAAGGTGGCCGTCAACCATGAGCTGGGCAAGAATCTTATCGGCGCCTTCTATCAGCCCCAGGCCGTCTTTATGGAGCTCAATTATATGAGCACCCTGCCCAGGCGGGAAATCTACACGGGGCTTGGGGAGATCATCAAATACGGCATCATCTATGATGAAGCATTCTTCCGCTTCCTGGAGGAAAACCAGGCGGCAGTATTGGCCTTGGAGCCGGAAGCCCTGGTGCATATGATTGCCCGTTCCTGTGAGATCAAAGCCGCTGTGGTCAGTCAGGATGAAAAGGAAGCGGGTTTGCGCCGCATCCTGAATTTTGGCCATACCATTGGCCATGCCATTGAAAAGGAAACCGGCTATGTGCGCTATAACCATGGCGAAGCTGTGGCCACCGGCATGGTGGGCGCTGCCCATATCAGCGAAAAGCTGGGGCTGATTGAAAAGCAGGACGTCAGCCGGGTGCAGGCCCTGGTGGCGGCTTATAAGCTGCCCTTGCAGGCTGCCGGCGTGCTGGTGGACAATATGTATGGTGACATCTTCCATGACAAGAAGACCGTGGGCGGGAAGGTCACCTGGGTGCTTATGAAGTCCATCGGCGAAGTGATCTGCCGCAACGATGTGCCGGAGGAGATTGTCCGTGAGGCCATGGCTGCTGTTGCGGCCGACTGA
- a CDS encoding shikimate kinase, with translation MRNVILIGFMGTGKTSTGKMLAQKLGCAFIDMDVKIEEEAGMTIPEIFAKFGEDHFRQLEHDLAVRLGSRRNAVISTGGGVVKDPANMAALKQGGTVVCLQADVDTVLERTRCRGTRPVLDKEDNGDRRQAVTKLLAERESLYAQADFAVDTSELSPLQVVEIIVKTLKTRGALHA, from the coding sequence ATGCGTAATGTGATCCTGATTGGCTTTATGGGCACGGGCAAGACCAGCACGGGCAAGATGCTGGCCCAGAAGCTGGGCTGTGCCTTTATCGATATGGATGTCAAGATTGAAGAAGAAGCGGGCATGACCATTCCGGAAATCTTTGCCAAATTTGGCGAAGACCATTTCCGCCAGCTGGAGCATGACTTGGCTGTGCGGTTGGGCAGCCGCCGCAACGCCGTGATTTCCACAGGCGGCGGCGTCGTGAAGGATCCGGCGAATATGGCGGCCCTGAAGCAGGGGGGGACTGTCGTCTGCCTGCAGGCGGATGTGGATACGGTGCTGGAGCGCACGCGCTGCCGGGGCACCCGTCCGGTCTTGGACAAGGAAGATAATGGCGACCGGCGGCAGGCTGTGACCAAACTGCTGGCTGAGCGGGAAAGCCTGTATGCTCAGGCGGATTTTGCCGTGGACACCAGTGAATTGTCGCCGCTGCAGGTGGTGGAGATCATCGTCAAGACGTTGAAAACAAGGGGGGCACTCCATGCGTAA